In Actinobacillus indolicus, a single genomic region encodes these proteins:
- a CDS encoding glycosyltransferase family 2 protein, with product MNKSICAVVVTYNRKELLLNCLKALQTQTYPLDHIVVINNASQDGTVEYLRENGWWDSEQFTLITLPNNQGGAGGFYAGIEFTCQNNFDYIWLMDDDGYPSTNCLEKLTAYASDNCYIGPIVLDTKTQDKLSFALRIPNTLQVIDFYSKLPENFKERNIIPNIVLPFNGTLIATPLVKRIGLIKKDYFIWGDDKEYTIRAGKFNANILTVVDACFFHPAESSSSTSMFFGKLRFNYTPSRLKLYCFCRNAIDTFKQHYGLIHVFSFWAKTTWFFTFTKPSISELLFTWRAMWHGFIGDFSHHREYL from the coding sequence ATGAATAAATCCATTTGTGCTGTTGTGGTTACTTATAACCGCAAAGAATTACTCTTAAATTGCTTGAAAGCATTACAAACGCAAACCTATCCATTGGATCACATTGTTGTTATTAACAATGCAAGTCAAGATGGAACGGTAGAATACTTGCGTGAAAATGGCTGGTGGGATAGTGAACAATTTACCTTGATTACCTTGCCAAATAATCAAGGTGGCGCAGGCGGATTTTATGCGGGTATTGAGTTTACTTGTCAAAATAACTTTGATTATATTTGGTTGATGGATGATGATGGTTATCCATCTACAAATTGTTTAGAAAAACTAACCGCTTATGCTTCTGATAACTGCTATATTGGTCCTATTGTATTAGATACGAAAACGCAAGATAAATTAAGTTTTGCATTGCGTATTCCTAATACTCTTCAAGTTATTGATTTCTATTCAAAACTCCCAGAAAATTTTAAAGAAAGAAATATTATCCCAAATATTGTATTACCTTTTAATGGCACATTAATTGCTACACCTTTAGTAAAAAGAATAGGGTTAATAAAAAAAGATTATTTTATTTGGGGTGATGATAAAGAATATACAATAAGAGCAGGGAAGTTTAATGCTAACATTTTAACTGTAGTAGATGCTTGTTTCTTTCATCCAGCTGAAAGTTCGTCTTCCACGTCGATGTTCTTTGGTAAGCTACGATTTAATTACACACCATCTAGATTAAAATTATATTGTTTTTGTCGTAATGCTATAGACACATTTAAGCAACATTATGGATTAATTCACGTATTTTCTTTTTGGGCTAAAACGACATGGTTTTTTACGTTTACAAAGCCAAGTATCTCAGAACTTCTTTTTACTTGGCGAGCGATGTGGCACGGCTTTATTGGAGACTTTTCTCATCATAGAGAATACTTATGA
- the rfbB gene encoding dTDP-glucose 4,6-dehydratase, with the protein MRILVTGGSGFIGSAVVRHIINDTQDSVINVDKLTYAGNLESLESVENNPRYVFEQVDICDKAALERVFNQYQPDAVMHLAAESHVDRSIDGPAAFIETNIVGTYTLLEVARSYWNNLPEERKSAFRFHHISTDEVYGDLEGTDDLFTETTPYAPSSPYSASKASSDHLVRAWLRTYGLPTIVTNCSNNYGPFHFPEKLIPLMILNALEGKKLPVYGNGMQIRDWLFVEDHARALYKVVTEGVVGETYNIGGYNEKANIEVVRTICGLLEELVPNKPAGVVKYEDLITYVTDRPGHDVRYAIDATKIGNELGWKPQETFETGIRKTVEWYLNNKKWWSRVLDGSYNLERLGTNK; encoded by the coding sequence ATGAGAATTTTAGTCACAGGCGGATCTGGCTTTATCGGTTCAGCAGTCGTTCGCCATATAATTAACGACACTCAAGATTCAGTGATTAACGTAGATAAATTAACCTATGCAGGTAATTTAGAGTCACTCGAATCTGTTGAAAATAACCCACGTTATGTTTTTGAACAAGTTGATATTTGTGATAAAGCAGCATTAGAACGTGTATTTAATCAGTATCAGCCTGATGCGGTAATGCATCTTGCGGCGGAAAGTCACGTAGATCGTTCTATTGATGGTCCAGCAGCTTTTATTGAAACCAATATTGTCGGTACTTACACTTTATTAGAAGTGGCTCGTAGTTATTGGAATAACTTACCTGAAGAAAGAAAATCAGCTTTCCGTTTCCATCATATTTCAACGGATGAAGTTTATGGCGATTTAGAAGGTACAGACGATCTTTTTACTGAAACTACGCCTTATGCCCCTTCTAGCCCTTATTCCGCTTCAAAAGCATCAAGCGATCACTTAGTTCGAGCTTGGTTACGTACCTATGGTCTACCAACCATTGTCACTAACTGTTCAAATAACTATGGTCCCTTCCATTTCCCTGAAAAATTGATTCCATTAATGATTTTAAATGCTCTAGAAGGGAAAAAATTACCAGTTTATGGAAATGGTATGCAAATTCGTGATTGGTTATTTGTCGAAGATCACGCTCGTGCATTATATAAAGTTGTGACTGAAGGTGTGGTAGGAGAAACTTACAACATTGGTGGGTATAATGAGAAAGCCAATATTGAAGTCGTTCGTACAATTTGTGGTTTATTAGAAGAGTTAGTACCAAATAAACCTGCAGGTGTAGTGAAATATGAAGATTTAATCACTTATGTGACTGACCGCCCAGGTCATGATGTGCGTTATGCGATTGATGCAACCAAAATTGGTAATGAATTAGGTTGGAAACCGCAAGAAACTTTTGAAACTGGTATTCGTAAAACGGTGGAATGGTACTTAAATAATAAAAAATGGTGGAGCCGTGTATTAGATGGTTCTTATAATTTAGAACGTTTAGGTACAAATAAGTAG
- a CDS encoding DUF4422 domain-containing protein yields MTKIKILIATHKAYDFPNDVCYLPIQVGKANCSLDLGVESDDSGENISDKNPNFCELTALYWGWKNLENYEYIGLVHYRRYFSGLELNLKGKKIASQSELLADLAIYDVIVAKKRNYYIESVYTHYKNAHFIKDLDITKQIIEQYFPEYMSAFHQVMERKTLHLFNMFVMSREHFVQYCEWLFSILFKLEKQIDISSYDNYQKRVFGFIAERLFNVWLVKNQLKLKERKVVSLEGEHILKKVIGLLKRKYLKKK; encoded by the coding sequence ATGACTAAAATAAAAATTCTAATTGCTACTCATAAAGCTTATGATTTTCCTAATGATGTTTGTTACTTACCTATTCAAGTGGGAAAAGCAAATTGTTCGTTAGATTTAGGCGTAGAATCAGATGATTCAGGTGAAAATATTTCTGATAAAAATCCAAACTTTTGTGAATTAACTGCGCTTTATTGGGGTTGGAAAAATTTAGAGAATTATGAATATATTGGTTTAGTTCATTATCGTCGCTATTTTTCAGGTTTAGAATTAAATTTGAAAGGTAAAAAGATAGCATCTCAATCTGAATTATTGGCGGACTTAGCTATTTATGATGTTATTGTTGCTAAAAAACGGAATTATTATATTGAGTCTGTTTATACTCACTATAAAAATGCTCATTTTATTAAAGATCTAGATATAACTAAACAGATTATAGAACAATACTTTCCTGAGTATATGTCAGCATTTCATCAGGTGATGGAAAGAAAAACATTGCATCTATTTAATATGTTTGTAATGTCAAGGGAACACTTTGTACAATATTGTGAATGGTTATTTAGCATTTTATTTAAGTTAGAAAAACAAATTGATATATCAAGTTATGATAACTACCAAAAACGAGTTTTCGGTTTTATCGCAGAACGCCTTTTTAATGTTTGGTTGGTAAAAAATCAATTAAAACTGAAAGAACGCAAAGTGGTATCGTTAGAAGGCGAACATATATTGAAAAAAGTAATTGGTTTGTTGAAACGGAAATATTTGAAGAAAAAATGA
- the wbaP gene encoding undecaprenyl-phosphate galactose phosphotransferase WbaP, with product MDKSVICKGMLAVTDFVSLLFSYYLSIYLLSLFTNDLDRFLPYEQFQEAILIHLGLACGCVIWFWINLRHYTYRKPFWFELKEIVRTLFVLAIIELATIAFSKLYFSRYLWVLSWSLTFVIVPISRVLIKKLLIKTGLYLKNTVIIGGGRNAIDAYKALVSEPYLGLKVKYFIAVDKNDELDGLGIPIINETRQGIWRLVTKSSDQFIIALEEDEIEQRDQWLRYFSKKHYRSVSVIPTLRGLPLYSTDMSFIFSYEVMLLRVNNNLAKRSSRIIKRTMDIVGASLLIILLSPLLLTFYFLIKRDGGSAVFGHKRIGQNGKPFSCLKFRSMVLNSQEVLDELLERDAEAKTEWEKDFKLKNDPRITPLGQFLRRTSIDELPQLFNVLVGQMSLVGPRPIIADELSYYKENVDYYLMAKPGMTGLWQVSGRNDVDYETRVYFDSWYVKNWSLWNDIAILFKTVNVVLKRDGAY from the coding sequence ATGGATAAATCGGTAATTTGTAAAGGTATGTTGGCGGTAACGGATTTTGTTTCGTTACTATTTTCCTATTATTTAAGCATCTATTTACTGAGCCTTTTTACCAATGATTTGGATCGTTTTTTACCGTACGAGCAGTTTCAAGAAGCGATCCTGATTCATTTAGGGTTAGCCTGTGGCTGTGTTATTTGGTTTTGGATTAATCTCCGCCATTATACTTACCGAAAACCGTTTTGGTTTGAATTAAAAGAAATTGTTCGTACATTATTCGTATTGGCGATTATTGAACTAGCTACCATAGCCTTTTCCAAGCTCTATTTTTCTCGCTATTTATGGGTATTAAGTTGGAGTTTAACCTTCGTTATCGTGCCTATTAGCCGAGTTCTGATTAAAAAGTTATTAATCAAGACCGGTTTATATTTAAAGAATACGGTAATTATTGGTGGCGGTAGAAATGCGATAGATGCTTATAAAGCATTGGTCAGCGAACCGTATCTTGGGCTTAAAGTAAAATATTTTATTGCTGTAGATAAGAACGATGAATTAGATGGTTTAGGCATTCCAATCATTAATGAAACCCGTCAGGGTATTTGGCGATTGGTTACCAAATCGTCTGATCAATTTATTATTGCACTAGAAGAAGATGAAATTGAACAACGTGATCAATGGCTTCGTTATTTTTCTAAAAAACACTATCGGTCCGTATCCGTGATTCCGACGCTACGCGGATTGCCGCTGTACAGTACGGATATGTCGTTTATTTTCAGTTATGAAGTGATGTTGCTTCGCGTGAATAATAACTTGGCAAAACGATCTTCCCGTATCATCAAACGAACAATGGATATTGTCGGTGCCAGTCTGCTAATTATTTTATTGTCGCCGTTATTATTGACATTCTACTTTCTGATTAAGCGGGATGGTGGAAGTGCCGTATTCGGGCATAAGCGAATCGGGCAAAATGGTAAACCGTTTAGTTGCTTAAAATTCCGTTCAATGGTGCTGAACTCTCAAGAAGTATTAGATGAATTGTTAGAGCGCGATGCGGAAGCAAAGACGGAGTGGGAAAAAGATTTTAAATTGAAAAATGATCCGAGAATTACACCGCTTGGTCAGTTTTTACGTCGAACAAGTATTGATGAATTACCTCAATTGTTTAATGTTTTGGTCGGACAAATGAGTTTGGTCGGACCAAGGCCAATTATTGCTGATGAATTGTCTTATTATAAAGAAAATGTGGATTACTACTTGATGGCAAAACCAGGTATGACTGGGTTGTGGCAAGTGAGTGGTCGTAATGATGTGGATTATGAAACTCGAGTTTATTTTGATTCTTGGTATGTAAAAAACTGGTCTCTTTGGAATGATATTGCGATTTTGTTTAAAACGGTGAATGTTGTTTTGAAAAGGGATGGCGCTTATTAA